A single genomic interval of Ammospiza caudacuta isolate bAmmCau1 chromosome 19, bAmmCau1.pri, whole genome shotgun sequence harbors:
- the NOL11 gene encoding nucleolar protein 11 — protein MAALCESFTLRGPGPGGGGSGLDPGLCLEPGPGSDLVLLTERGRAATLFKISDQKPLGCWSVKQGQILTCPVVCNFETHEYIAVHDSKVLRIWKNEDLNLDKAFKATLSADVYRIHSLPQGGALVLFRGGGVRSLDVLLEAPQQEIENLISAETIRWSGAFMEGQEPVLIFTTQKDKDFFVYVQKPKLNSLHKYKLEQQKLARPLCFTAHITNQTVTLLCLYTNHSVYQVLIPLQQDTEEEEEKEEEILSKSLLLKLSVSGAALKGTSLVVLDKDHIAVLGNVPDPGRKPKEFLTIWNTKFQTLQTCKDLPRGTTGQLWCYEEKFFLIHGKVLTVIMYKCETSSLAAAVGKLKDSQSLDVSSFVNWNTLEEEELVASLESQESVALKAESRMNLRSNRSTGRSGSLSVEQLLIRLKDTSNYVVEIELKKLIARAPTLDLQAAIGCVVTALTDRCKKNPKFYPQSLLQEIVETRDLSYSLCPDLMAVALEQKDLQLLQICLERFPDIPEEITYACLKAFLSMSEDHLKSVDVNLDSAICYVDVECNDMEVKTEILENGFSEEMDQDMCDTKIPKERQSDGESCPVGLQKAALLNAVLHSPYTETFLLPHLKNLPAQQAILFLRYLYYLYVKCSEKVNTTLPGIRSPTINQIMDWMCLLLDAQFTVMVMLPEAKDLLSNLHKFVRAQVRFYSELNKIEGSLRELQRLNHLRESQTYSIEVLEIV, from the exons ATGGCGGCGCTGTGCGAGAGCTTCACGCTGCGCGGGCcgggccccggcggcggcggctccggacTCGACCCCGGGCTGTGCCTGGAGCCGGGCCCGGGCAGCGACCTCGTGCTGCTCACCGAGCGCGGCCGGGCCGCCACGCTCTTCAAG ATTTCGGATCAGAAGCCCCTGGGCTGTTGGTCAGTCAAGCAAGGGCAGATCCTCACCTGTCCTGTCGTGTGCAACTTTGAAACCCACGAGTACATTGCAGTTCATGATAGCAAG GTTTTAAGAATATGGAAGAATGAAGACCTTAACTTGGACAAAGCCTTTAAAGCAACA ctctcagcagacGTGTACAGGATccactccctgccccaggggggGGCCCTGGTGCTGTTCAGGGGAGGGGGGGTCCGGAGCCTGGATGTGCTCCTGGAGGCTCCTCAGCAGGAGATCGAGAACCTCATCTCAGCTGAGACCATCAG GTGGAGTGGAGCTTTTATGGAAGGCCAAGAACCTGTCTTAATTTTCACTACTCAGAAA gataaggatttttttgtctATGTACAGAAGCCTAAGCTGAACAGTCTACACAAATACAAGCTTGAACAACAGAAATTAGCCAGGCCACTGTGTTTCACAGCACACATTACAAACCAAACTGTCACACTTCTGTGCTTGT aTACCAATCATTCTGTGTATCAGGTTCTGATACCTCTACAGCAAGATActgaagaagaagaggaaaaagaagaagaaattttgTCCAAGTCACTACTACTAAAACTTTCAGtatctggagctgctctgaaaggaACATCTTTAGTTGTCCTGGACAAAGACCACATTGCAGTGCTGGGCAATGTCCCCGATCCTGGGAGAAAGCCCAAAG AGTTCCTGACCATATGGAATACAAAATTCCAGACGTTGCAAACCTGCAAGGATCTGCCCCGGGGGACCACTGGCCAG TTGTGGTGTTACGAGGAAAAATTTTTTCTAATTCATGGGAAAGTGCTGACTGTAATTATGTACAAGTGTGAAACATcatccttggcagctgctgtgggaaagcTCAAGGACAGTCAAAGCCTTg ATGTGTCCTCGTTTGTGAACTGGAATACCTTGGAAGAGGAAGAGCTGGTGGCTTCCCTTGAGTCCCAGGAGTCTGTAGCTCTGAAAGCAGAGTCCAGAATGAAT TTAAGATCAAACAGGAGCACTGGACGATCAGGGTCCTTATCAGTTGAGCAGCTCTTAATAAGACTCAAA GATACTTCTAATTATGTGGTGGAAATTGAATTGAAAAAACTAATAGCAAGAGCACCGACCCTAGATCTGCAAGCTGCCATTGGCTGTGTGGTCACTGCCCTTACAGACAGatgtaaaaaaaatccaaagttCTACCCTCAAAGTTTACTGCAGGAGATTGTTGAAACCCGGGACTTGTCCTACAG TTTATGTCCAGATTTAATGGCTGTTGCTTTGGAGCAAAAAGACCTGCAGCTCTTACAGATCTGCCTAGAACGGTTTCCAGATATTCCTGAAGAAATAACTTATGCTTGCCTGAAAGCATTTTTAAG CATGAGTGAAGACCATCTTAAAAGTGTAGATGTAAACCTGGATTCTGCCATCTGTTACGTTGATGTTGAATGCAATGACATGGAAgttaaaactgaaattctagAAAATGGTTTCAGTGAAGAGATGGACCAGGACATGTGTGAtaccaaaatcccaaaggaaaggcAGAGTGATGGTGAATCCTGCCCTGTTGGGCTTCAGAAGGCAGCGCTGCT AAATGCTGTTCTCCATTCACCTTACactgaaacatttcttttgcCTCACCTGAAAAACCTTCCAGCTCAACAAGCTATT CTATTTCTCAGGTATTTATATTACCTGTATGTGAAATGCAGTGAAAAAGTGAACACCACTCTTCCTGGAATACGCTCTCCCACAATAAACCAG aTCATGGATTGGATGTGCCTGTTGCTTGATGCTCAGTTCACTGTCATGGTGATGCTTCCAGAAGCAAAGGACTTGCTTTCAAACCTGCATAAGTTTGTGAGAGCCCAA gtaCGGTTCTACTCAGAACTCAACAAGATTGAGGGAAGTTTGCGGGAATTACAAAGACTGAACCACCTGAGAGAATCTCAGACCTATTCTATTGAAGTGCTGGAAATCGTTTGA